From uncultured Desulfobacter sp., the proteins below share one genomic window:
- a CDS encoding flagellar protein FlaG, whose protein sequence is MNMTAKSLTAHETTQERTPLMSVDKLQNAQRNVENAEPKENKESTNKTSETQMTTEEVKEVVESFQEMSETIQTKLSFSVDEENNEIVVKIFDKESEELIRQFPSDEMLSLQDKMSDLAGFLFDQQV, encoded by the coding sequence ATGAACATGACCGCAAAATCGCTTACGGCACATGAAACCACCCAGGAAAGAACGCCTTTGATGTCTGTAGATAAGCTTCAAAATGCACAGAGGAATGTTGAAAATGCCGAACCAAAGGAAAATAAAGAATCCACCAACAAAACCAGCGAGACTCAGATGACCACTGAAGAGGTCAAAGAGGTGGTCGAATCTTTCCAGGAGATGTCAGAGACCATTCAAACAAAATTAAGCTTTTCGGTTGATGAAGAGAACAACGAAATCGTTGTTAAGATCTTTGATAAGGAATCCGAAGAGCTGATCCGCCAGTTTCCATCCGATGAGATGCTTTCTTTACAGGATAAAATGAGTGATCTTGCCGGATTTTTGTTTGATCAGCAGGTCTGA
- a CDS encoding DMT family transporter, giving the protein MPSATMTTTPLHHTRGLILIHIAVFLFGFAGLFGKFIDCTPLWIVLGRTIFASLALIIYAKLFSCTSLKVATSKDLGFFVLQGILLALHWLSFFAAIQVSSVAVGLLTFSSFPLFVTFMEPLFFKEPFKKVDVLTAVAVFAGIILVVPDMDFSNKVTLGSFYGLISGFTFAVLGLVNRRNARHCHPVSAAFYQNLFAALSLITPVLVIQTPPPTPHDVFLLALLGVVFTALAHACFITGLIRIRVQTASVIAGMEPVYGILFAFILLGEIPNFSTLAGGILIIGAVISAGLLEKTKTRYKA; this is encoded by the coding sequence ATGCCGTCTGCAACCATGACCACCACCCCCTTACACCATACCCGGGGCCTGATTCTAATCCATATTGCAGTTTTTCTGTTCGGATTTGCCGGGCTGTTCGGTAAATTTATAGACTGCACACCATTGTGGATTGTTCTGGGCCGTACGATTTTCGCAAGTCTTGCACTGATTATCTATGCAAAACTGTTTTCCTGCACCAGTCTTAAAGTGGCAACGTCAAAGGATTTGGGCTTTTTTGTACTGCAAGGTATTTTGCTGGCCCTGCACTGGCTCAGCTTCTTTGCTGCTATTCAGGTCTCATCAGTGGCTGTTGGCTTGCTCACATTTTCCAGTTTCCCCTTGTTTGTCACCTTTATGGAACCCCTTTTTTTTAAAGAGCCGTTCAAAAAAGTTGACGTGCTGACAGCAGTTGCCGTATTTGCCGGAATTATTCTTGTGGTGCCGGATATGGACTTTTCCAACAAAGTGACCTTAGGCAGTTTTTATGGCCTTATTTCCGGATTTACCTTTGCCGTATTAGGTCTTGTCAATCGCAGGAATGCAAGGCATTGCCATCCGGTTTCAGCCGCTTTTTACCAGAATCTGTTCGCTGCTTTAAGCCTTATAACGCCTGTACTGGTTATCCAAACACCGCCACCAACTCCCCACGATGTCTTTTTGCTTGCTCTTCTCGGTGTGGTTTTCACAGCCCTTGCCCATGCTTGCTTTATCACAGGACTTATCCGTATCAGGGTGCAAACAGCGTCTGTTATTGCAGGTATGGAACCTGTATACGGGATTTTGTTTGCGTTTATTCTGCTTGGTGAAATACCCAATTTTTCAACCCTTGCGGGCGGAATACTGATTATAGGTGCAGTCATAAGTGCCGGACTTTTAGAAAAAACAAAAACCCGGTATAAAGCTTAG
- the ettA gene encoding energy-dependent translational throttle protein EttA, whose translation MSEDTKKVIYSMINVSKFHGTRQVLKDISLSYFYGAKIGVLGLNGSGKSTLLKIMAGVDTEFAGETILSKGFTVGFLEQEPLVDSDKTVREVVEEGVQETVDLLKEYEKISEAFAEPMSDDEMDALLEKQGKLQEKLDHIDAWDLDSRLKMAMDALRCPPEDTSVSVISGGEKRRVALCRLLLQKPDILLLDEPTNHLDAESVGWLEQHLSRFEGTVIAVTHDRYFLDNVAGWILELDRGEGIPWKGNYSSWLDQKQQRLAKEEKSESKRRQTLARELEWINMSPKGRRSKSKARITAYEELLKKDSKQQEQKMEIFIPPGPRLGAKVIVAQNVSKAFEDKLLVEDMNFVLPPGAIVGVVGPNGAGKTTLFKMITGKEKPDSGTIEIGESVHAAYVDQERDTLDPEKTIYEVISGGSDTLLMGGREINARAYVGKFNFSGSDQQKKVKDISGGERNRVHMATMLQKEANLLLLDEPTNDLDVNTMRALEEALESFAGCAVIISHDRWFLDRLATHILAFEGDSQTLFFEGSYSDYEKDRRKRLGIKENQPTRIKYRQLTR comes from the coding sequence ATGTCCGAAGATACAAAAAAAGTTATTTATTCAATGATCAATGTGAGCAAGTTCCACGGCACCCGCCAAGTGCTCAAAGATATTTCACTGTCCTATTTTTACGGGGCAAAAATAGGTGTGCTGGGCCTTAATGGTTCAGGTAAATCCACACTATTGAAAATAATGGCAGGTGTGGACACCGAATTTGCAGGGGAAACCATCTTATCAAAGGGGTTCACCGTGGGTTTTCTTGAACAGGAACCCCTGGTTGACTCGGATAAAACCGTGCGAGAAGTGGTGGAAGAAGGGGTTCAGGAGACTGTAGACCTTTTAAAAGAATATGAAAAAATCTCAGAAGCCTTTGCCGAACCCATGTCCGATGATGAGATGGACGCACTGCTGGAAAAACAAGGAAAGCTGCAGGAAAAGCTTGACCATATTGATGCCTGGGATCTGGATTCCCGGCTGAAAATGGCCATGGATGCCCTTCGCTGCCCACCCGAAGATACCTCTGTCAGCGTGATCTCCGGTGGTGAAAAGCGACGGGTGGCCTTGTGCCGTTTGCTGCTGCAAAAACCCGACATTCTGCTTTTGGACGAGCCGACCAACCACCTTGACGCCGAATCCGTGGGCTGGCTGGAACAGCATTTAAGCCGGTTTGAAGGTACGGTCATTGCCGTGACCCATGACCGCTATTTCCTGGACAATGTGGCAGGCTGGATTCTGGAACTGGACCGTGGCGAAGGCATCCCCTGGAAAGGCAATTACTCCTCCTGGCTTGATCAGAAACAACAACGCTTGGCAAAAGAAGAAAAAAGCGAGAGTAAACGCCGCCAGACACTGGCCCGGGAGCTTGAGTGGATCAATATGTCGCCCAAGGGTCGGCGCTCCAAATCCAAGGCCAGAATCACGGCTTACGAAGAGCTGCTCAAAAAGGACAGCAAACAGCAGGAACAGAAAATGGAGATTTTTATTCCCCCGGGACCGCGGCTTGGCGCTAAAGTCATTGTGGCGCAAAATGTTTCCAAAGCCTTTGAGGACAAACTTCTGGTGGAAGATATGAACTTTGTCCTTCCCCCGGGTGCCATTGTGGGTGTGGTTGGCCCCAATGGTGCCGGTAAGACGACACTGTTTAAAATGATAACCGGCAAAGAAAAACCAGATTCCGGCACAATTGAAATCGGGGAAAGCGTACATGCTGCCTATGTGGACCAGGAGCGGGACACCCTGGATCCTGAGAAGACCATTTATGAAGTGATCTCCGGCGGCAGTGACACCCTTTTGATGGGGGGCAGGGAAATCAATGCACGGGCCTATGTCGGAAAATTTAACTTCTCCGGCTCAGACCAGCAGAAAAAAGTAAAAGATATTTCCGGCGGTGAACGCAACCGGGTGCATATGGCCACCATGCTTCAAAAAGAGGCGAATCTGCTGCTTTTGGACGAACCGACCAATGACCTGGATGTCAATACCATGCGGGCATTGGAAGAAGCCCTTGAAAGCTTTGCGGGATGCGCTGTGATCATTAGCCATGATCGCTGGTTCCTGGACCGCCTTGCCACCCATATCCTGGCCTTTGAAGGCGACAGCCAGACCCTGTTTTTTGAAGGATCTTATTCAGACTATGAAAAGGATCGCAGAAAACGACTGGGTATCAAAGAAAACCAGCCCACAAGGATAAAATACCGGCAACTGACCCGGTAG
- a CDS encoding RidA family protein → MTPVISKNAPAAVGPYSHAVIHNDTVYCAGQIPLNPATGEIVGTTIEDQTRQVMSNLEAVLKDCHTSLNNIVKTTVFLASMDDFAGMNQVYEAALGGHKPARSAFQVARLPKDALVEIECIAVCDKK, encoded by the coding sequence ATGACACCTGTTATATCAAAAAATGCGCCGGCAGCCGTGGGGCCATACTCCCATGCCGTGATCCACAACGATACCGTATACTGCGCCGGCCAGATCCCTCTGAATCCTGCCACAGGCGAAATTGTGGGGACGACCATTGAAGATCAGACCCGCCAGGTCATGTCAAATCTTGAAGCCGTGCTTAAAGATTGCCATACAAGCTTGAACAATATTGTAAAAACAACGGTGTTTCTGGCATCCATGGATGATTTTGCCGGAATGAATCAGGTTTACGAAGCGGCCCTTGGCGGCCATAAGCCGGCCAGATCCGCCTTTCAGGTGGCGCGTCTGCCCAAAGATGCTTTGGTGGAAATTGAATGTATCGCCGTGTGTGACAAAAAATAG
- a CDS encoding DEAD/DEAH box helicase, which translates to MKKRYYRSGKKKSDARPSRPIQYPELTAGADKSLNKIFSRIGVPEKQPFTPDPFQLEAIEAISTSDCLVTAPTGAGKTWIAEQAAKSILENNGKVWYATPLKALTNSIHAGFSKVFGKEKVGILTGDIKENTDADIIIGTTEILRNQLYDAMYTGQNLKCDLIILDEAHYLGDAERGVVWEEIMIYLPVRIPLLLLSATIGNPDQISGWLSAIRDKPCKVVENTQRPVPLFPLFFHPSGTLYPLLEKTGTNGNRTRLHKKVYKYNQSGKQLTLAPPGKLPKFSDILKVLSHFDLLPAIFFLKSRAECDRAIKLCDGSLLKHAPEKKQALKDRLIQLTADNPHLSAHPQRTYLEETATAAHHSGHLPAWKVVVETLMAEGLLDAMFATSTVAAGVNFPARSVVILNSDRFNGRDFLSLTPSEFQQMAGRAGRRGMDNIGFATLLPGKYMDVSLVAKLVNAPPLNVDSQIKIDFSMVLNLLLSNTPEQVRTLLEKSFASYLLAIGAKAGKSGRKARKKFGHDMEYLWLDFTEHMDFLIQEGFVTPEGEKPCALTEDGIWASKLRIDSPLLVAQSLRDKILPESDPALLAAMIAAFVNEKEFKDDMLFTTALSKRLKDAFLELRRGLKPFAIKMLQSGFPAPNLFIQPASLVYAWAHDTPWDELMRKSDFAEGDFARLILRTAENLRQMTHLSQDFPVIAKTAAEAIDMIRKAPVVTEF; encoded by the coding sequence ATGAAAAAAAGATATTATCGTTCCGGAAAAAAAAAATCCGACGCCAGACCGTCACGTCCCATTCAATACCCTGAGCTAACTGCCGGGGCAGACAAGTCATTGAATAAAATTTTCAGCCGGATTGGTGTTCCCGAAAAACAGCCCTTTACGCCGGATCCGTTTCAGCTTGAGGCCATTGAAGCCATCAGCACATCGGACTGTCTTGTCACAGCCCCCACAGGCGCCGGAAAAACCTGGATTGCAGAACAGGCTGCCAAAAGCATTTTAGAAAACAACGGCAAGGTGTGGTATGCAACGCCGTTAAAGGCGCTGACCAACTCAATACATGCCGGGTTCTCAAAAGTTTTCGGCAAGGAAAAAGTCGGAATCCTTACCGGCGACATTAAAGAAAATACAGATGCGGACATCATCATCGGAACTACGGAAATTTTAAGGAATCAACTCTATGATGCCATGTATACGGGGCAAAACCTCAAATGCGATCTGATTATCCTGGATGAAGCCCACTATCTCGGCGATGCCGAGCGTGGTGTTGTCTGGGAAGAGATTATGATCTATCTGCCTGTGCGTATCCCGCTGCTTTTATTGTCTGCCACCATAGGTAACCCGGACCAGATCTCAGGATGGCTCTCCGCCATCCGGGATAAACCATGCAAGGTGGTGGAAAACACCCAACGGCCGGTTCCTTTATTTCCTTTGTTTTTTCATCCGTCGGGCACCCTTTATCCTTTGCTGGAAAAAACAGGAACAAACGGCAACCGGACCCGCCTTCATAAAAAGGTTTATAAATACAATCAATCAGGCAAACAGCTGACACTTGCTCCGCCAGGAAAATTGCCTAAATTTTCAGATATTCTCAAGGTACTTTCCCACTTTGATCTGCTGCCGGCCATCTTCTTTTTAAAATCCAGGGCAGAATGTGACCGGGCAATAAAACTTTGCGACGGCAGTCTGCTCAAACATGCGCCTGAAAAAAAGCAGGCACTTAAAGACAGACTTATACAGCTCACGGCGGACAATCCCCATCTATCCGCCCATCCCCAGCGGACTTACCTTGAGGAAACCGCAACGGCTGCCCACCATTCAGGACATCTACCCGCCTGGAAGGTGGTGGTGGAGACCTTAATGGCCGAAGGGCTTTTAGATGCCATGTTTGCCACCTCCACAGTGGCAGCCGGTGTAAATTTTCCGGCCCGGTCCGTTGTTATTCTTAATTCCGACCGCTTCAATGGCCGGGACTTTTTGTCATTGACTCCAAGTGAATTCCAGCAGATGGCAGGCCGGGCCGGAAGGCGGGGCATGGACAACATCGGATTTGCCACACTGCTGCCGGGCAAATACATGGATGTTTCCCTTGTGGCCAAGCTGGTGAATGCACCGCCTTTAAATGTGGACTCCCAGATCAAAATTGATTTTTCCATGGTGCTTAATCTTTTGTTGTCCAACACCCCGGAACAGGTGCGCACCCTGCTGGAAAAATCCTTTGCATCCTATCTTTTAGCCATTGGCGCAAAAGCCGGGAAAAGCGGCAGGAAGGCAAGAAAAAAATTCGGCCATGATATGGAATATTTATGGCTTGATTTTACCGAGCACATGGATTTTTTGATCCAGGAAGGCTTTGTCACACCCGAAGGGGAAAAACCCTGCGCCCTGACCGAAGACGGCATATGGGCATCAAAACTGCGCATTGATTCGCCCCTGCTTGTGGCCCAAAGTCTTCGGGATAAGATTTTACCCGAAAGTGACCCGGCGCTTTTGGCAGCCATGATCGCTGCATTTGTCAATGAAAAGGAGTTCAAAGATGACATGTTGTTCACAACCGCACTTTCTAAACGTCTTAAGGATGCTTTTTTAGAACTGCGCCGGGGGCTTAAACCTTTTGCCATTAAAATGCTGCAGTCAGGATTTCCTGCACCCAACCTGTTTATACAACCGGCCTCCCTGGTCTATGCCTGGGCCCATGACACACCCTGGGATGAACTGATGCGCAAGTCAGATTTTGCGGAAGGTGATTTTGCCAGACTGATCCTTAGAACAGCAGAAAATCTGCGCCAAATGACCCATTTAAGTCAGGATTTCCCGGTTATCGCCAAAACAGCGGCAGAAGCCATTGACATGATACGCAAAGCGCCTGTGGTCACAGAATTTTAA
- a CDS encoding NUDIX domain-containing protein → MYHSNPNHNRFKFCPACGSNTLDPDSIKSFKCRECGFEFFLNCAAAAMAIILDDQNRILVTVRAKEPGKGSLDLPGGFAEPGESIDHGLVREIKEELNLDIFGLDFFCSFANAYPYKSVVYPITDMAFTCKVRDFALINPMDDVAGFRFIPVNELDINMFGMDSARKVLKKFKKYFQTLSKY, encoded by the coding sequence ATGTATCATAGCAATCCTAACCACAACCGGTTTAAGTTCTGCCCCGCCTGCGGCAGCAATACCCTTGACCCGGACAGTATAAAATCATTTAAATGCAGGGAATGCGGATTTGAATTTTTTCTTAACTGTGCGGCAGCAGCCATGGCCATCATCCTTGACGATCAAAACAGGATTCTGGTCACCGTGCGGGCCAAAGAACCCGGCAAAGGCTCTCTGGATTTGCCAGGCGGATTTGCAGAGCCTGGCGAAAGCATTGACCATGGTTTGGTCAGGGAAATCAAAGAAGAACTGAATCTGGACATTTTCGGCCTTGACTTTTTCTGCTCTTTTGCCAATGCCTATCCTTACAAAAGCGTTGTGTATCCCATCACCGACATGGCATTCACCTGCAAGGTCAGGGATTTTGCTTTAATCAATCCCATGGATGATGTGGCCGGTTTCAGGTTTATCCCGGTCAATGAGCTTGATATCAACATGTTCGGCATGGATTCGGCACGAAAGGTGCTGAAAAAATTTAAAAAATATTTCCAAACATTAAGCAAATATTAA
- a CDS encoding MTH938/NDUFAF3 family protein, producing the protein MISSFSFGQMVIGADKYTADLIILPDLTILPNWRRKEGHVLEMADLKSVLPFKPDLIIAGTGVNDRMKIAPGLAKELSSMGIELKALATGSAVEMFNTTIVQTPDKQVSACFHLTC; encoded by the coding sequence ATGATTTCATCATTTTCTTTTGGTCAAATGGTTATAGGTGCAGATAAATATACCGCAGACCTGATTATCCTCCCGGACTTAACGATCCTGCCAAACTGGCGTAGAAAAGAGGGGCATGTACTTGAAATGGCGGATTTGAAATCGGTTTTACCGTTCAAACCGGATCTGATCATTGCCGGTACCGGTGTCAATGACAGGATGAAAATAGCCCCGGGACTTGCAAAAGAATTGTCGTCCATGGGCATTGAACTCAAGGCTCTGGCAACGGGGAGTGCCGTAGAGATGTTCAACACAACCATCGTCCAGACACCGGATAAACAGGTGAGCGCCTGTTTTCATTTAACCTGCTGA
- a CDS encoding amino acid ABC transporter permease: MNDFFPFIIDQVIPRLNTGFFVSIKLIVPSALLGFLIGVVTGTLRVYGPWPIRKLCNFYVAVFRGTPLVVQLYFWYFALPYTNFWGVRIVMSAMACAIVGFSLCSGAYHSEYIRGGLLSIKTGQLKAAQALGMTPFTSVKSIVLPQAFRHCFTGCCNEVIYLIKYSSLASIITINEMTGIGRGIAKASFRNVETFLVVGIYYLVLVTLAGAILNYIERRMEIPGFDRQAK; the protein is encoded by the coding sequence GTGAACGACTTTTTTCCCTTTATCATAGACCAAGTTATACCCCGCCTGAACACAGGTTTTTTTGTAAGTATCAAGCTGATTGTGCCTTCGGCGCTGCTCGGTTTTTTAATCGGTGTCGTGACCGGAACCCTGAGGGTCTATGGTCCCTGGCCTATAAGAAAATTGTGTAATTTTTATGTGGCTGTGTTTCGGGGTACGCCACTGGTGGTTCAACTCTATTTCTGGTACTTTGCCCTGCCCTACACAAATTTTTGGGGCGTGCGTATTGTCATGTCCGCTATGGCCTGTGCGATTGTCGGATTTTCCCTTTGCTCCGGGGCCTATCACTCCGAATACATCCGCGGTGGTCTGCTCTCCATCAAAACAGGGCAGCTTAAAGCGGCCCAGGCGTTGGGCATGACACCATTTACCTCGGTAAAAAGCATTGTCCTGCCCCAGGCATTCAGACATTGTTTTACCGGATGCTGCAATGAGGTTATCTACCTGATCAAATATTCTTCCCTTGCCTCCATCATTACCATCAATGAAATGACAGGGATTGGCCGGGGCATTGCCAAGGCCTCTTTCAGAAACGTTGAAACCTTCCTGGTGGTAGGCATTTATTACTTGGTCCTTGTCACTCTTGCCGGCGCTATTCTCAACTATATTGAACGGCGTATGGAAATCCCGGGCTTTGATCGCCAGGCCAAATAA
- a CDS encoding amino acid ABC transporter ATP-binding protein, producing MTQPNGTEPIVLEARGIVKELGGNIVLNHVDLTLAKGDLKVLIGPSGSGKSTLLQCLNLLHIPEEGRLLLDGTQVNFRKKTDLYRLRQKVGMIFQEFNLFDHLSACQNVAIALRKVKKQSKSQAHDRACEELARVGLADKLDLYPAQLSGGQKQRVSIARALAMDPEVLLLDEPTSALDPELISEVLVVIRDLAKAGMTMLMATHQISFSAGLAHEFVFMENGQITEQGEPAALLAENSGSRTRDFCAKISELTGAEA from the coding sequence ATGACACAACCCAATGGTACCGAACCAATTGTTCTGGAAGCCCGGGGGATTGTTAAGGAACTTGGCGGCAACATCGTTTTGAACCATGTGGATTTAACCCTGGCCAAAGGAGATTTAAAGGTGCTCATTGGACCTTCGGGTTCCGGGAAATCTACCTTGCTGCAGTGCTTAAACCTCTTGCATATCCCAGAAGAAGGCCGGCTGCTTTTAGACGGGACCCAAGTGAATTTTAGAAAAAAAACAGATCTGTACCGGTTGCGCCAAAAAGTGGGCATGATTTTTCAGGAATTTAACCTGTTCGATCATCTGTCTGCCTGCCAGAATGTTGCCATTGCACTGAGAAAAGTAAAAAAACAATCCAAAAGCCAAGCCCATGACCGGGCATGTGAGGAACTTGCCCGGGTGGGGCTGGCCGATAAACTGGACCTGTATCCGGCCCAGTTGTCGGGGGGGCAGAAACAGCGGGTCTCCATTGCAAGGGCTCTGGCCATGGATCCGGAAGTGTTGCTGCTGGATGAACCCACATCAGCTCTGGACCCGGAACTGATCAGCGAGGTGCTGGTGGTGATCCGGGATCTGGCAAAGGCGGGGATGACAATGCTTATGGCCACCCACCAGATCAGTTTTTCCGCTGGTCTTGCCCATGAATTTGTCTTCATGGAAAACGGACAAATTACAGAACAGGGCGAGCCTGCTGCGCTGCTGGCTGAAAACAGCGGATCACGGACCCGGGATTTTTGCGCCAAAATTTCAGAGTTGACCGGAGCTGAGGCGTGA
- a CDS encoding amino acid ABC transporter permease produces MHNMFIFLTSITDSLPYIFSGLWVTVVLIIGAMGLGLLIGIPFSVIRVYGHPLARGCVALYVWFFRGVPVLVLFYLFYFGLLSWLDQVPALDFLPLGDAFVAAIVVLGMTTGAYQTQIFKGAILSLPQGQLKAARSLGMSDISAITSIILPQALRFSIPAWSNEYSIILKDSALAYVIGVAELMSRTRSVAAITHKPLPFTLFAGLIFFILTWAGVKGLKRLEQKVQIQGYTQ; encoded by the coding sequence ATGCATAACATGTTCATTTTTTTAACTTCCATAACCGACTCTCTGCCCTATATATTTTCAGGACTGTGGGTCACGGTGGTTCTCATCATCGGGGCCATGGGATTAGGACTTTTGATCGGCATCCCATTTTCCGTAATCCGGGTGTATGGCCACCCTCTTGCCCGGGGCTGTGTGGCACTGTATGTCTGGTTTTTCAGGGGCGTACCAGTTCTTGTACTGTTCTACCTCTTTTACTTTGGACTTCTATCCTGGCTTGATCAGGTGCCGGCGTTGGATTTTCTGCCCCTTGGCGATGCTTTTGTTGCAGCGATAGTGGTTCTGGGCATGACCACCGGTGCGTATCAGACCCAGATTTTTAAAGGCGCAATCCTCTCCTTGCCCCAGGGTCAGCTTAAGGCTGCACGCTCCCTTGGCATGAGCGACATTTCAGCCATAACCAGTATTATACTGCCCCAGGCCCTGCGATTTTCCATTCCGGCCTGGTCCAATGAATACTCCATTATTTTAAAAGATTCGGCCCTTGCCTATGTGATCGGGGTGGCAGAACTGATGTCCAGAACCCGGTCCGTTGCTGCCATCACTCATAAACCCCTGCCCTTTACCCTGTTTGCCGGATTGATATTTTTCATACTGACCTGGGCCGGAGTCAAGGGTCTTAAACGACTGGAGCAGAAAGTGCAAATCCAGGGATATACCCAATAA
- a CDS encoding ABC transporter substrate-binding protein: MIKKIALLMSVLSILVCLSLTPAGAKEVYINGIDFGFPPFGYVDKAGKPAGFDVECANWIANEMGFEVKHQPMDWDGIIPALNAKKIDFIASGMSATESRKKIVNFTLPYYEVSQVLLVLKGQPDDFNTLLTTGKKIGTQRGTTSTKLLNDLLATGKYNFKIVEYDSTDLSMEDLKIGRIDGSSMDSSIANELNKDETYKTAGTFEGSTEEYGYAVRKGDDKLLNLLNQGLKKLMADPQWQVLKDKYDIH, translated from the coding sequence ATGATAAAAAAAATTGCGTTACTGATGAGTGTTCTATCGATATTGGTATGCTTGAGCCTGACACCTGCCGGTGCAAAAGAAGTTTACATTAACGGCATTGACTTTGGGTTTCCGCCCTTTGGATATGTGGACAAGGCCGGCAAGCCTGCAGGCTTTGACGTAGAATGTGCGAACTGGATTGCCAATGAGATGGGTTTTGAAGTCAAACACCAGCCCATGGATTGGGACGGCATTATCCCAGCCCTGAATGCAAAAAAAATAGATTTTATTGCTTCCGGCATGAGTGCAACAGAATCCCGTAAAAAAATTGTTAACTTTACCCTGCCCTACTATGAAGTCAGCCAGGTGCTTTTGGTCTTGAAGGGCCAGCCAGATGATTTCAATACCCTGTTGACCACAGGCAAAAAAATCGGCACTCAGAGAGGTACCACCAGCACAAAACTCCTTAATGATTTGCTTGCCACAGGAAAATACAACTTTAAAATCGTGGAGTATGACTCAACGGATCTGAGTATGGAAGATCTCAAAATCGGCCGTATTGACGGCTCTTCCATGGACTCATCCATTGCCAACGAACTCAATAAGGACGAGACTTACAAAACAGCAGGTACCTTTGAAGGCTCTACTGAAGAATATGGATATGCCGTACGCAAGGGTGATGATAAACTTTTGAACCTGCTTAATCAGGGGTTAAAAAAGCTGATGGCTGATCCCCAGTGGCAGGTGCTTAAAGACAAATACGATATCCATTAA
- a CDS encoding 1,4-dihydroxy-2-naphthoate polyprenyltransferase — translation MNLHHWWLAIRPKTLPAAACPVVVGAACTISDHRFSALMFAAALAGALLIQISVNLANDYFDFMHNIDTPDRKGPKRVTQSGLISPGTVRNAFILTMLMALGLGTVLIIKGGVVILCIVIASLLGVICYSAGPFPIASNGLGEVFVFIFFGPVAVPGTYYLMAGCVTPMVFIASVPVGFMVTAIIVVNNLRDIETDARAGKKTLAVILGHWRTKVEFVFLIFFSFLIPCLMFASGYWSWAILLPLAVFWKSYPVFKIIFEQDGEVLNVALADTAKLALMFSTLFAIGIMAG, via the coding sequence ATGAATCTACACCACTGGTGGTTGGCCATCCGGCCTAAAACCCTACCGGCAGCTGCTTGCCCGGTTGTTGTTGGCGCAGCGTGTACTATTTCTGACCACAGATTTTCAGCATTGATGTTTGCAGCAGCCTTGGCCGGTGCTTTGTTGATCCAAATATCCGTAAATCTGGCAAATGATTATTTTGATTTTATGCACAACATTGACACTCCGGACCGTAAAGGCCCGAAGCGGGTGACCCAAAGCGGCCTGATTTCTCCTGGGACCGTTCGAAATGCATTCATATTGACTATGCTGATGGCTTTGGGTTTAGGCACGGTTCTTATTATCAAGGGTGGGGTTGTGATTCTGTGCATTGTGATCGCCTCCCTTCTTGGCGTCATCTGTTACAGCGCCGGCCCCTTTCCCATTGCATCCAACGGCCTTGGCGAAGTGTTTGTATTTATTTTTTTCGGACCTGTGGCAGTACCAGGCACCTATTACCTCATGGCCGGATGCGTAACACCAATGGTCTTTATCGCATCTGTTCCCGTAGGTTTTATGGTCACGGCCATTATCGTAGTCAACAATCTGCGGGATATCGAAACAGATGCCCGGGCAGGCAAAAAGACCCTGGCCGTCATATTAGGCCATTGGCGTACCAAAGTGGAGTTCGTATTTTTGATCTTTTTCTCTTTTTTGATACCCTGTCTAATGTTTGCATCGGGCTACTGGTCTTGGGCCATTTTATTGCCCTTGGCCGTCTTTTGGAAATCTTATCCCGTATTTAAAATTATTTTTGAACAAGATGGAGAAGTTTTAAATGTAGCACTTGCAGATACAGCAAAGCTTGCACTGATGTTCAGCACACTTTTTGCCATTGGTATTATGGCGGGGTAA
- a CDS encoding cupin domain-containing protein, translating to MINAGVLLKGTLTVVTEKKEKLQLNAGDSIIEVVNKWHYGINESSEFAEIIVFYAGVPNSPITVKK from the coding sequence GTGATCAATGCAGGCGTGTTGTTAAAAGGGACGCTAACCGTTGTCACCGAAAAGAAGGAAAAATTACAGCTTAACGCCGGAGATTCGATCATCGAAGTCGTTAATAAATGGCACTATGGGATAAATGAAAGCAGTGAATTTGCAGAAATTATCGTTTTTTATGCCGGTGTGCCCAATTCTCCGATTACAGTTAAAAAATAG